The Halobellus sp. MBLA0158 genome has a window encoding:
- a CDS encoding class I SAM-dependent methyltransferase, translating into MKGKEWYQADDVAEEYDSKRFSRGGRLIDDREKKAVLDALAPVEGEDVLEIACGTGRFTAMLAERGANIVGLDISEAMLAQGREKARSAGVADRIEFLRGDAARLPFPDDHFDAVFAMRFFHLAETPAKFMAEMARVSKDVVFFDTFNDRSTRVVYNWLLPMGSHLYSASQVNRLLDGAGLRLVDDQHDFLLPYGFYRKIPNGVAQEFRDLDTSLGEATIGPWSVGDALASVSYWTATVDDE; encoded by the coding sequence GCCGACGACGTCGCCGAAGAGTACGACTCGAAGCGGTTCTCGCGCGGCGGCAGACTCATCGACGACCGCGAGAAGAAGGCCGTACTCGACGCGCTGGCCCCCGTCGAGGGCGAGGACGTCCTGGAGATCGCCTGCGGCACGGGACGGTTCACGGCGATGCTGGCCGAGCGGGGCGCGAACATCGTCGGTCTCGACATCTCCGAGGCGATGCTGGCCCAGGGCCGCGAGAAGGCCCGGAGCGCCGGCGTCGCCGACCGCATCGAGTTCCTCCGCGGCGACGCCGCCCGGCTCCCGTTCCCCGACGACCACTTCGATGCGGTCTTCGCGATGCGGTTTTTCCACCTGGCCGAGACCCCGGCGAAGTTCATGGCCGAGATGGCCCGCGTCTCGAAGGACGTCGTCTTCTTCGACACCTTCAACGACCGGAGCACGCGCGTGGTCTACAACTGGCTGCTCCCGATGGGCTCGCACCTCTACTCGGCGTCGCAGGTGAACCGCCTCCTGGACGGCGCCGGCCTGCGGCTGGTCGACGACCAGCACGACTTCCTGCTCCCGTACGGCTTCTACCGGAAGATCCCGAACGGCGTCGCCCAGGAGTTCCGCGACCTCGACACCTCGCTGGGCGAGGCGACGATCGGCCCGTGGTCGGTCGGCGACGCCCTGGCGTCGGTGTCGTACTGGACGGCGACGGTCGACGACGAGTAG
- a CDS encoding SAM hydrolase/SAM-dependent halogenase family protein, whose amino-acid sequence MITLASDFGTPYPAAMKGVILQESDARLVDVAHDFPRQDVRAAAFWCRETLPYFPPAVHLVVVDPGVGTDRDAVVVRAGDHALVGPDNGVLLPAARRIAERAAESDSEKEPTVDCFVYEYADPASSTFHGRDVFAPAAAEVHEAGVDALASLPAVSRVETVSVTEAPNALVDCRFPEASVEGSEARGEVLVVDDFGNAITNVPGSFLDGKTGTEIAVNGTPAPAVTAFAEVGEGERLVTVGSHGYVECDVNRGRGDEAFGLAPGDEVVLSE is encoded by the coding sequence ATGATCACCCTCGCCTCCGACTTCGGTACCCCGTATCCGGCCGCGATGAAGGGCGTCATCCTTCAGGAATCGGACGCGCGCCTCGTCGACGTCGCCCACGACTTCCCCCGCCAGGACGTCCGCGCGGCGGCCTTCTGGTGCCGCGAGACGCTCCCGTACTTCCCGCCGGCGGTCCACCTGGTCGTCGTCGACCCCGGCGTCGGGACCGACCGCGACGCCGTCGTCGTCCGCGCGGGCGACCACGCGCTCGTCGGCCCCGACAACGGCGTGTTGTTGCCGGCGGCGCGCCGGATCGCCGAGCGCGCGGCTGAGTCGGATTCTGAGAAGGAGCCGACCGTCGACTGTTTCGTCTACGAGTACGCCGACCCCGCCTCGTCGACGTTCCACGGCCGCGACGTGTTCGCGCCGGCCGCGGCCGAGGTCCACGAGGCCGGCGTCGACGCCCTGGCGTCGCTCCCGGCGGTCTCCCGCGTGGAGACGGTTTCCGTCACCGAGGCGCCCAACGCGCTCGTCGACTGCCGATTCCCCGAGGCGTCCGTCGAGGGAAGCGAGGCCCGCGGCGAGGTGCTCGTCGTCGACGACTTCGGCAACGCGATCACCAACGTCCCGGGGTCGTTCCTCGACGGCAAGACGGGGACCGAAATCGCGGTGAACGGCACTCCCGCGCCGGCCGTCACGGCCTTCGCCGAGGTCGGCGAGGGCGAGCGGCTGGTGACGGTCGGGAGCCACGGCTACGTCGAGTGCGACGTCAATCGGGGACGGGGCGACGAGGCGTTCGGCCTTGCGCCCGGCGACGAGGTCGTCCTCTCGGAGTGA
- a CDS encoding nicotinamide-nucleotide adenylyltransferase codes for MRGFYIGRFQPYHDGHHRMVTEIASEVDELVLGIGSAGDSHTPRNPFTAGERLMMVTKSVAELDITTYAVPIEDLERNSVWVSHVQSMSPAFDVAYSNNPLVIQLFSEAGVEVRQSPMFNRDVLEGAELRSRMIHGDDWESLVPAPVVDVIEEIDGIERIQRVSDTDTNGEVVDEAHAGSDGASDPE; via the coding sequence ATGCGGGGGTTCTACATCGGCCGGTTTCAGCCCTACCACGACGGTCACCATCGGATGGTCACAGAGATCGCGAGCGAGGTCGACGAGCTCGTCCTCGGGATCGGCTCGGCGGGCGACTCCCACACGCCGCGGAATCCCTTCACCGCCGGCGAGCGCCTGATGATGGTCACGAAGTCGGTCGCCGAACTCGACATCACCACCTACGCGGTGCCGATCGAGGACCTCGAACGCAACTCCGTGTGGGTGAGCCACGTCCAGAGTATGTCGCCGGCGTTCGACGTCGCCTACTCGAACAATCCGCTCGTGATCCAACTGTTCTCGGAGGCGGGCGTCGAGGTCCGGCAGTCGCCGATGTTCAACCGCGACGTCCTCGAAGGGGCCGAACTGCGCTCGCGGATGATCCACGGCGACGACTGGGAGAGCCTCGTCCCCGCACCCGTCGTCGACGTGATCGAGGAGATCGACGGCATCGAGCGCATCCAGCGCGTCAGCGACACCGACACGAACGGCGAGGTGGTCGACGAGGCCCACGCGGGCAGCGACGGCGCCAGCGACCCCGAGTGA
- a CDS encoding glycosyltransferase family 2 protein, whose translation MELSVVVPTLNDRDRLAATLDVLAANAADAEVVVVNGPSADGTTGMVRDRDDVDVLVEVSDRTLNVSRNAGIQAASGDIVAFLRSDLAIEETWVDAIEAGLERAPVVTGPVHETLPAGMTTTQPEARRIRGRDVTYFNGDNVAFRADVLAEIDGFDEYLETGGARDAAHRLAGLGRDVTWAADMCVRTEYEADGGTDERNIGWKYRALAYRLVKNYGVRPTILRRIASHAGADALAAARDVVRGEATPTGWVGNGRDVIVGVATGWSDGLVARARDRSDTRNPHGCSKRADRAVAKYDWR comes from the coding sequence ATGGAGCTCTCGGTAGTGGTCCCGACCCTCAACGACCGGGACCGCCTCGCGGCCACCCTCGACGTCCTGGCCGCGAACGCCGCCGACGCCGAGGTCGTGGTGGTCAACGGCCCGTCGGCAGACGGGACCACCGGGATGGTCCGCGACCGAGACGACGTCGACGTCCTCGTGGAGGTCTCCGACCGGACGCTGAACGTCTCCCGGAACGCGGGCATCCAGGCCGCCTCGGGCGACATCGTCGCCTTCCTCCGCAGCGACCTCGCGATCGAGGAGACGTGGGTCGACGCCATCGAGGCCGGCCTTGAGCGAGCGCCGGTCGTGACGGGGCCCGTCCACGAGACCCTGCCCGCGGGGATGACGACAACCCAGCCGGAGGCCCGGCGGATCCGCGGCCGCGACGTGACGTACTTCAACGGCGACAACGTCGCCTTCCGTGCGGACGTCCTGGCGGAGATCGACGGCTTCGACGAGTACCTGGAGACCGGCGGCGCCCGCGACGCCGCCCACCGGCTCGCGGGGCTCGGCCGCGACGTCACCTGGGCCGCGGACATGTGCGTCCGCACCGAGTACGAGGCCGACGGCGGGACGGACGAGCGGAACATCGGCTGGAAGTACCGCGCGCTCGCCTATCGCCTCGTCAAGAACTACGGGGTCCGCCCGACGATCCTCCGGCGGATCGCCTCCCACGCCGGGGCGGACGCCCTCGCGGCCGCGCGGGACGTCGTTCGCGGCGAGGCCACGCCCACCGGGTGGGTCGGCAACGGCCGCGACGTGATCGTCGGCGTCGCGACCGGCTGGTCGGACGGCCTCGTGGCGCGGGCGCGGGACCGCTCGGACACGCGGAACCCCCACGGCTGCTCGAAGCGCGCGGACCGGGCGGTCGCGAAGTACGACTGGCGCTGA
- a CDS encoding amidohydrolase family protein: protein MLELNHGFRVVDLHARLDPGDEEEVATRGRETTPEALERELHQAGVVRAVVSPGHRPPDEGYLRANNAVARLSVDRPFLAFARIGGPRDPSDRATARLRNLTASREPHHAGPDDIEQYAYDDRFHGFTLAPSTDGLPDDETLAELEAVSLPVVVHGGRDFPPGAVAETLLDREFPVVLSGFGGYPLDRDLMREAIDLLGEHDHLYLDTHQVRFRSVLERALLEHPDRVMFGSGAPEIHPSVGVMEILTLDVSEDVMRRAFSANASRVVEGLAPGES from the coding sequence ATGCTGGAGCTGAACCACGGGTTCCGGGTCGTCGACCTCCACGCCCGCCTCGACCCCGGTGACGAGGAGGAGGTCGCCACCCGCGGCCGCGAGACGACTCCCGAGGCGCTCGAACGCGAACTGCACCAGGCGGGAGTCGTCCGCGCGGTCGTCTCGCCCGGGCACCGCCCCCCCGACGAGGGGTACCTCCGCGCCAACAACGCCGTCGCTCGTCTCAGCGTCGATCGGCCCTTCCTGGCGTTCGCGCGGATCGGCGGCCCGCGCGACCCGAGCGACCGCGCCACGGCGCGCCTGCGCAACCTCACCGCCTCCCGGGAGCCCCACCACGCCGGCCCCGACGACATCGAGCAGTACGCCTACGACGACCGCTTCCACGGCTTCACGCTCGCGCCCTCGACGGACGGGCTCCCGGACGACGAGACGCTGGCGGAGCTAGAGGCGGTCTCCCTCCCGGTCGTGGTCCACGGCGGCCGCGACTTCCCGCCGGGGGCCGTCGCCGAGACCCTCCTCGATCGGGAGTTCCCCGTCGTCCTCTCGGGGTTCGGCGGCTATCCGCTCGACCGGGACCTGATGCGCGAGGCGATCGACCTGCTCGGCGAGCACGACCACCTGTACCTGGACACCCACCAGGTCCGCTTTCGGAGCGTGCTCGAACGGGCGCTCCTGGAACACCCCGACCGCGTGATGTTCGGCAGCGGCGCGCCCGAGATCCACCCGAGCGTCGGCGTGATGGAGATCCTGACGCTCGACGTCTCCGAGGACGTGATGCGGCGGGCCTTCTCGGCGAACGCCTCCCGCGTGGTCGAGGGGCTCGCGCCCGGCGAGTCGTAA
- the thsA gene encoding thermosome subunit alpha → MSTRMQPLYVLSGNSDRTHGADAQRSNIRAGKAVANAVRTTLGPRGMDKMLVDSSGEVVITNDGATILAEMDIEHPAAQMIVEVAQTQEEGVSDGTTTASVLAGELLAQAEHLLDDDLHPTVIVEGYNEAARLAQEAIDEQTLDVRLDDDVLAAVAESSMTGKGTGDVTADVLARHVVNAVRAVYNGEGRFDPDDVRILTHVGASSSATELVEGVVVDEEPVRDGMARTVEDATVAVLTTKLDVREGEGDAEYRITSVDQLEAVIDAEDAELAGYAEALDEAGVDVVFSTKSIADRVAAHLERRGIVAFESLKTGDARAIARATGAKQLGDVRELDAADFGHADRVSVADFGADDLTFVEGGDAAETVTLLVRGGTEHVVDELERAISDAVGVTVAAIESGGVVPGAGATEIAIAEHVRAAASGVHGRQQLAVEAFADAIEALPRTLATNAGMDPIDAVVELRATFDREGVAGVIAVGRTGEVGDPVAAEIFDPAAVKREAVTAATEAATMVVRIDDVIAAN, encoded by the coding sequence ATGTCTACACGAATGCAACCCCTGTACGTCCTTTCCGGGAACAGCGACCGAACGCACGGTGCCGACGCTCAGCGGTCGAACATTCGTGCCGGCAAGGCGGTCGCGAACGCGGTACGGACGACGCTCGGGCCGCGCGGGATGGACAAGATGCTCGTCGATTCGAGCGGCGAGGTCGTGATCACGAACGACGGCGCGACCATCCTGGCGGAGATGGACATCGAGCACCCGGCGGCGCAGATGATCGTCGAGGTGGCCCAGACCCAAGAGGAGGGCGTCAGCGACGGCACGACCACGGCGTCCGTGCTGGCGGGCGAACTGCTGGCCCAGGCCGAGCACCTGCTTGACGACGACCTCCACCCGACGGTGATCGTCGAGGGCTACAACGAGGCCGCGCGGCTGGCCCAGGAGGCCATCGACGAACAGACCCTCGACGTGCGGCTCGACGACGACGTGCTCGCGGCGGTCGCGGAATCTTCGATGACCGGGAAGGGTACCGGCGACGTCACAGCGGACGTGCTCGCGCGCCACGTCGTGAACGCGGTCCGCGCGGTCTACAACGGCGAGGGGCGGTTCGATCCCGACGACGTGCGGATCCTCACCCACGTCGGCGCGTCGTCGTCGGCGACGGAGCTCGTCGAGGGCGTCGTCGTCGACGAGGAGCCGGTCCGCGACGGGATGGCCCGGACGGTCGAGGACGCGACGGTCGCCGTTCTGACGACGAAGCTCGACGTCCGCGAGGGCGAGGGGGACGCCGAGTACCGCATCACGTCGGTCGATCAGCTCGAAGCCGTCATCGACGCCGAGGACGCCGAGCTGGCGGGCTACGCGGAGGCCCTCGACGAGGCCGGCGTCGACGTCGTGTTCTCCACGAAATCGATCGCCGACCGCGTGGCGGCCCACCTCGAACGGCGCGGCATCGTCGCCTTCGAGAGCCTCAAGACCGGTGACGCGCGGGCCATCGCCCGCGCGACCGGCGCGAAGCAGCTCGGCGACGTCCGCGAGCTCGACGCGGCCGACTTCGGCCACGCCGACCGCGTGTCGGTGGCCGACTTCGGCGCCGACGACCTCACCTTCGTCGAGGGCGGCGACGCCGCCGAGACCGTCACGCTCCTCGTCCGCGGCGGGACCGAGCACGTCGTCGACGAGCTGGAGCGCGCCATCTCCGACGCCGTCGGCGTGACCGTCGCCGCCATCGAGTCCGGGGGCGTCGTCCCCGGCGCCGGCGCGACGGAGATCGCGATCGCAGAGCACGTCCGCGCGGCCGCCAGCGGCGTCCACGGGCGCCAGCAGCTCGCCGTCGAGGCCTTCGCCGACGCGATCGAGGCGCTCCCGCGGACGCTCGCGACGAACGCCGGAATGGACCCGATCGACGCCGTGGTCGAGCTCCGGGCGACGTTCGACCGCGAGGGCGTCGCGGGCGTCATCGCCGTCGGCCGGACCGGCGAGGTCGGCGATCCCGTCGCGGCCGAGATCTTCGACCCCGCGGCCGTAAAGCGCGAGGCGGTCACCGCCGCGACCGAGGCGGCGACGATGGTCGTCCGGATCGACGACGTCATCGCCGCGAACTGA